A region from the Dehalococcoides mccartyi CG5 genome encodes:
- a CDS encoding IS3 family transposase (programmed frameshift), translating to MKSSRYSAEQVAFSMRQAETGTPVLEICRKMGIVEQTFYRWKKKYTGMGVAEVRKLRVLEEENRKLKQLVADLSLDKQMLQDVLKKKSLKPAELRTQCEVLEVCYEVSERRVCQVLQFSRSSYRYESVADEQALLRLRIRDLAYARVSYGYRRLHVLLQREGWKINHKRVYRLYKEAGLMMRPKRHRRHVSCCRRMERLKSMAPNDGWSMDFMSDELYDGRRIRLLTLVDNFTRENLAIEVDVHLSGHRVAEVLMRLGEERTLPKTIRVDNGPEFISKSLDQWAYLNGVALDFSRPGKPTDNAFIEAFNGLLRQECLNENWFMSLEDARGKVEVWRQEYNSHRPHGALGNLSPLEFARVKESVA from the exons ATGAAGAGTTCACGGTATTCGGCGGAGCAAGTAGCCTTCTCCATGAGGCAGGCTGAAACGGGGACGCCAGTTCTTGAGATCTGCCGTAAGATGGGCATTGTTGAACAGACCTTCTACCGCTGGAAGAAGAAATATACCGGCATGGGCGTGGCCGAGGTAAGGAAACTGCGGGTCTTAGAAGAAGAGAACCGCAAATTGAAACAGTTGGTAGCTGATCTTTCCTTGGACAAACAGATGCTCCAGGACGTACTAA AGAAAAAAAGCTTAAAGCCTGCCGAACTACGAACACAGTGCGAAGTACTTGAGGTATGCTACGAGGTTAGTGAGCGCCGGGTGTGCCAGGTGCTCCAGTTTAGCCGGTCAAGTTATCGTTATGAAAGTGTCGCTGACGAGCAGGCTCTACTGAGACTCAGGATCAGGGATTTGGCTTATGCCCGTGTAAGTTATGGCTATCGGCGGCTTCATGTGCTTTTGCAAAGAGAAGGCTGGAAAATCAATCATAAGCGGGTTTATCGTCTCTACAAAGAAGCGGGGTTGATGATGCGACCGAAGAGGCACAGGAGGCATGTTTCCTGCTGCCGGCGAATGGAAAGGCTGAAGTCCATGGCGCCCAATGATGGTTGGAGTATGGATTTCATGAGCGATGAACTGTATGACGGACGTCGTATCCGGCTCTTAACGTTAGTCGATAACTTTACCCGTGAGAATCTGGCTATAGAGGTTGATGTGCACCTTAGTGGGCACCGGGTGGCCGAGGTTTTGATGCGTCTGGGTGAAGAGCGGACGCTACCTAAAACCATCAGGGTGGACAATGGTCCGGAGTTTATCAGTAAATCACTCGATCAATGGGCTTACCTTAACGGCGTGGCGTTGGACTTCAGTCGACCTGGCAAACCTACTGACAATGCCTTTATCGAAGCCTTCAATGGACTGCTCAGGCAAGAATGCCTGAACGAGAATTGGTTTATGTCCCTGGAAGATGCCAGGGGGAAAGTAGAGGTTTGGCGTCAGGAGTATAATAGTCACAGACCACATGGGGCACTTGGCAACTTAAGCCCTCTGGAGTTTGCCAGAGTCAAGGAGTCGGTCGCTTAG
- a CDS encoding response regulator transcription factor, with protein sequence MKLVFVDPDQNATEYFKLSLKASNPEDTVLSVGTGNEALDVLENQFPDLLISELTLSDMDGFQLIKQVRLFSHIPIIILTLIHDESSIIKALMLGADEYLVKPVRPLELIARTRAIIRNQQNNNNDIILSAGPFYLETSKLSLKYNRKNIPLTHTECQILGKLMDEFKHPVTYSNLANEIWGDELDNARCCLRV encoded by the coding sequence ATGAAGTTAGTTTTTGTTGATCCTGATCAAAATGCTACTGAATATTTCAAGCTATCCCTTAAGGCATCAAATCCGGAAGATACCGTACTATCTGTCGGCACTGGTAATGAAGCTCTGGATGTGCTAGAGAATCAATTCCCTGATTTACTAATAAGCGAATTAACACTCAGTGATATGGATGGTTTTCAGCTAATTAAGCAAGTAAGGCTTTTTTCACATATTCCCATTATTATATTGACCTTGATTCATGATGAATCTTCTATCATTAAAGCACTAATGCTGGGGGCTGATGAATATTTGGTTAAACCAGTACGACCACTTGAGTTGATTGCACGTACAAGGGCTATCATTCGTAATCAGCAAAATAATAATAATGATATTATCTTAAGTGCCGGTCCATTTTATCTGGAAACATCTAAACTCAGCTTAAAATACAATCGTAAAAATATACCCCTGACCCATACTGAATGCCAGATATTAGGTAAGCTGATGGATGAATTCAAGCATCCGGTTACTTATTCTAACTTAGCGAATGAAATATGGGGTGATGAGCTTGATAATGCGAGGTGTTGTCTTAGGGTGTGA
- a CDS encoding reductive dehalogenase produces MSEFHSTISRRDFMKAVGLAGASIGVASAVSPVFHDLDEVSSSAPATWKRPWYVKQTDEPTMEIDWDKLERYDVRKSIVIDPQEAQQLQQAQWNRWDQGTLDNKPGYRMRDRSLSQTCWLYQGGSLTYSSWTGPVMNALFYREFESDARWAALPKWEATPEENSKTLRAALVHLGAYQVAFLPLDAKTKKLILSYGTMSTPILQSGAREIVFEDVDKGYETTTKIVIPNKCKWAIVYTVAQSNELSRRTTTPLGVAGFARGYSDLIIMEGFTQQFLKGLGYQGLAGNTFNAMVTGFGVLSGLGESSRASFMISPEYGATVRQSTVVFTDLPLAPTNPIDAGMFKFCSTCKKCAEVCPSSSINKASEPSWDCVTGPWNNPGIKGFKNNYASCFKYWLQGDTFGCGICQGSCVFTKFDDAAIHEVVKATVASTPLFNGFFRTMDDFFGYGMRDDMDSWWDEERPGNLRRY; encoded by the coding sequence ATGTCTGAATTTCATTCTACCATTTCACGCCGAGATTTTATGAAAGCGGTGGGTCTAGCAGGTGCAAGCATTGGAGTAGCAAGTGCTGTTAGTCCTGTTTTTCATGATCTGGATGAAGTCTCAAGCAGTGCACCCGCAACATGGAAGCGCCCTTGGTATGTCAAGCAAACAGATGAACCTACGATGGAGATTGATTGGGATAAGCTTGAGCGATACGATGTACGCAAATCTATTGTTATCGATCCGCAAGAGGCACAGCAATTACAACAAGCGCAATGGAACCGTTGGGATCAAGGCACATTAGATAATAAACCTGGATATCGGATGCGGGATAGATCCCTTAGTCAAACTTGTTGGCTTTATCAAGGCGGCAGTTTAACCTATAGCAGCTGGACCGGTCCGGTAATGAATGCGTTGTTTTATAGAGAATTTGAATCTGATGCGAGATGGGCAGCCCTACCCAAATGGGAAGCTACACCAGAGGAAAACAGTAAAACACTTCGTGCCGCTTTAGTACATCTTGGCGCTTATCAGGTGGCTTTCCTGCCGCTTGATGCAAAAACCAAAAAGCTTATACTGTCTTATGGCACAATGTCTACACCAATCTTACAATCTGGTGCCAGGGAAATAGTATTCGAAGATGTAGATAAAGGTTACGAAACTACTACTAAAATAGTTATCCCTAACAAATGTAAATGGGCTATTGTCTATACAGTTGCACAATCAAATGAACTTTCAAGACGCACGACTACACCCTTAGGAGTTGCTGGTTTTGCGAGAGGATACTCTGACTTAATTATCATGGAAGGCTTTACCCAGCAATTTTTGAAAGGCCTCGGCTATCAGGGGTTAGCCGGAAATACATTTAATGCAATGGTTACTGGATTTGGGGTTCTCAGTGGACTTGGTGAATCTTCCCGTGCCAGTTTTATGATATCGCCGGAATATGGTGCAACAGTAAGACAGTCAACTGTGGTCTTTACTGATTTGCCATTAGCACCTACAAATCCTATAGATGCGGGTATGTTTAAATTTTGCAGCACTTGTAAGAAATGTGCTGAAGTTTGCCCCTCATCTTCGATAAACAAAGCATCCGAACCTTCTTGGGATTGCGTGACAGGCCCTTGGAATAATCCTGGTATAAAAGGTTTCAAGAACAACTATGCATCGTGTTTTAAGTACTGGTTACAAGGTGATACGTTTGGCTGTGGTATATGCCAGGGTTCTTGTGTTTTCACAAAATTTGATGATGCGGCTATCCATGAGGTTGTTAAGGCCACTGTGGCAAGCACTCCTTTGTTTAACGGATTCTTCCGCACTATGGATGATTTCTTCGGGTATGGGATGCGAGATGATATGGACTCATGGTGGGACGAAGAACGACCAGGAAATCTTAGGCGTTACTAG
- a CDS encoding PAS domain-containing sensor histidine kinase, with product MKIENRKDKQKDPFQYFFDHCIDGLAIVDCSCIPIESGKYLLVNKSLCKMLGYTKAELLKMSPAEIAAPDQMTKHIERVKTLNTNSKLCFETVCITKFGERYPTELTVSLSKYNKKVSAFSVYRNISERKSLESHLKQQYNEAKQRLQTNKAFVRGMIHELKTPITSLLGLSEILSKSLVNDPKLKVLARNCLLSTKKLDKRISDLIDLVKGEIGILQIKPKAVDISGLLQDIVSQRQLEAKKHGLEIELEIKSAPSILWADEDRLIQIIDNLLSNSIKFTKPNGQIRITSDVIGTTEIITVEDNGCGIPMKDQKVIFEPYSVNLRSKDNLSGFGMGLSLTKMLVNLHGGTISLSSRVHKGTRVSFTLPFQVG from the coding sequence ATGAAAATTGAAAATCGTAAAGATAAGCAAAAAGATCCCTTCCAATACTTTTTTGATCATTGCATTGATGGATTGGCAATAGTTGATTGTTCTTGTATACCAATTGAATCAGGGAAATACCTCTTGGTGAATAAAAGTTTATGTAAAATGTTAGGATATACTAAAGCAGAACTTCTAAAAATGTCACCTGCCGAAATCGCAGCACCTGACCAAATGACGAAGCATATAGAACGTGTGAAAACCCTGAACACAAATTCAAAACTGTGTTTTGAAACAGTCTGTATCACGAAATTTGGTGAAAGGTATCCAACAGAGTTAACCGTAAGTCTGAGTAAATATAACAAAAAAGTTTCTGCTTTCAGCGTGTACAGGAATATCAGTGAAAGAAAATCCCTGGAAAGTCACTTAAAACAGCAATACAATGAAGCCAAACAAAGACTTCAAACTAATAAGGCATTTGTCCGAGGCATGATACATGAATTGAAAACACCCATAACATCTCTCTTGGGGCTTAGCGAAATCCTCTCAAAATCTTTAGTTAATGATCCTAAATTAAAGGTATTAGCAAGGAATTGTTTACTAAGTACAAAAAAACTCGATAAAAGAATTTCGGATTTAATCGATCTTGTCAAAGGTGAGATCGGAATACTTCAAATTAAGCCAAAAGCTGTTGATATATCTGGTCTACTGCAAGATATTGTTTCCCAAAGGCAACTTGAAGCGAAGAAACATGGTCTTGAAATCGAATTGGAAATAAAATCCGCCCCCAGCATTTTATGGGCAGATGAAGACCGATTGATACAAATAATTGATAATTTGCTTAGCAATTCAATAAAATTCACTAAACCCAACGGACAAATACGAATAACAAGTGATGTTATTGGCACTACAGAAATAATCACGGTTGAGGATAATGGTTGCGGTATCCCTATGAAAGATCAAAAGGTAATTTTTGAACCATACAGTGTTAATCTGCGGAGTAAAGATAATCTCAGCGGGTTTGGAATGGGTTTATCTCTGACAAAAATGCTGGTTAATCTACATGGCGGTACGATTTCTCTTTCAAGCAGAGTCCATAAAGGTACCCGTGTTTCATTCACGCTACCATTTCAAGTAGGATAG
- a CDS encoding response regulator transcription factor, with the protein MKVLLVEDDSGIIEYICFAFGIGWPNCQIITTSTGEQAIDLAEQETPDIVILDIGLPDISGFDVIKEIRKFSDVPILITSVRDSEQDIVKGIQLGADEYVVKPFGQLELIARVKALIRRNSHNLGSPIVKGTLSFNPISGELFNKSKRIILTKTESIIIGILLKNSPELATFSELSEAIWGEEYDGAIEALRVYINRLRSKIETDHQNPVVIVTKLGKGYCLENVSSKI; encoded by the coding sequence ATGAAAGTACTTTTAGTAGAAGATGACTCCGGGATTATCGAATACATTTGCTTTGCTTTTGGCATAGGCTGGCCTAATTGTCAGATTATAACAACCAGCACAGGAGAACAGGCTATAGACTTAGCAGAACAAGAAACTCCCGATATTGTAATATTGGACATAGGGCTACCAGATATTTCTGGATTCGATGTTATAAAAGAAATCAGGAAATTTTCCGATGTCCCCATTCTCATAACATCTGTGCGAGACAGTGAGCAGGATATTGTGAAAGGCATTCAGCTCGGAGCAGATGAATATGTTGTAAAACCGTTCGGTCAGCTCGAACTTATTGCTCGAGTTAAGGCACTGATACGCAGAAACTCACATAATCTTGGATCTCCGATCGTAAAGGGAACACTCTCCTTCAATCCAATATCTGGTGAATTATTTAATAAATCAAAAAGGATTATTTTAACTAAAACGGAAAGTATCATTATAGGAATTCTCCTTAAGAATTCACCAGAACTAGCCACTTTCTCAGAGCTATCAGAGGCGATTTGGGGGGAAGAATACGATGGTGCAATTGAAGCATTGAGGGTATACATTAATCGTTTACGCTCAAAGATCGAAACAGACCATCAAAATCCTGTTGTTATTGTCACAAAACTTGGCAAAGGTTATTGCCTTGAAAATGTTTCTTCAAAAATCTAG